One genomic segment of Ricinus communis isolate WT05 ecotype wild-type chromosome 5, ASM1957865v1, whole genome shotgun sequence includes these proteins:
- the LOC8272344 gene encoding ribulose bisphosphate carboxylase small subunit, chloroplastic isoform X2, whose protein sequence is MASSMISSASVASVSRSSPAQATMVAPFTGLKSAASFPVTRKANNDITSIASNGGRVQCMQVWPPLGKKKFETLSYLPDLTDEQLAKEVDYLLRKGWIPCLEFDTALSTVRTTGHPGTTMVATGPCGSCPCLDALTPLRC, encoded by the exons ATGGCTTCTTCTATGATTTCATCCGCCAGTGTCGCCAGCGTTAGCAGGAGCAGCCCTGCGCAAGCCACCATGGTTGCACCATTCACTGGCCTCAAGTCTGCTGCATCTTTCCCGGTCACAAGAAAGGCAAACAATGACATTACTTCCATTGCAAGCAATGGTGGAAGAGTGCAATGCATGCAG GTCTGGCCTCCACTTGGAAAGAAGAAGTTCGAGACTCTTTCTTACCTGCCAGATCTAACTGATGAACAATTGGCTAAGGAAGTAGATTACCTTCTTCGCAAGGGATGGATCCCTTGTTTGGAGTTCGA CACGGCTTTGTCTACCGTGAGAACCACAGGTCACCCGGGTACTACGATGGTCGCTACTGGACCATGTGGAAGCTGCCCATGTTTGGATGCTCTGACTCCACTCAGGTGTTGA
- the LOC8272344 gene encoding ribulose bisphosphate carboxylase small subunit, chloroplastic isoform X1: MASSMISSASVASVSRSSPAQATMVAPFTGLKSAASFPVTRKANNDITSIASNGGRVQCMQVWPPLGKKKFETLSYLPDLTDEQLAKEVDYLLRKGWIPCLEFELEHGFVYRENHRSPGYYDGRYWTMWKLPMFGCSDSTQVLKELDEAKKAYPNSFIRIIGFDNRRQVQCISFIAYKPTTFNS, encoded by the exons ATGGCTTCTTCTATGATTTCATCCGCCAGTGTCGCCAGCGTTAGCAGGAGCAGCCCTGCGCAAGCCACCATGGTTGCACCATTCACTGGCCTCAAGTCTGCTGCATCTTTCCCGGTCACAAGAAAGGCAAACAATGACATTACTTCCATTGCAAGCAATGGTGGAAGAGTGCAATGCATGCAG GTCTGGCCTCCACTTGGAAAGAAGAAGTTCGAGACTCTTTCTTACCTGCCAGATCTAACTGATGAACAATTGGCTAAGGAAGTAGATTACCTTCTTCGCAAGGGATGGATCCCTTGTTTGGAGTTCGAGTTGGAA CACGGCTTTGTCTACCGTGAGAACCACAGGTCACCCGGGTACTACGATGGTCGCTACTGGACCATGTGGAAGCTGCCCATGTTTGGATGCTCTGACTCCACTCAGGTGTTGAAGGAACTTGATGAGGCAAAGAAAGCTTATCCTAACTCATTTATCCGAATTATTGGATTCGACAACCGTCGTCAAGTGCAATGCATCAGTTTCATTGCCTACAAACCaacaacctttaattcttag